In Deinococcus humi, the genomic stretch CGCGGGAGGGCTTACGGGCGGCAGGCTTGCGGCTCTGAGGGCCCGGCTTTCTGCTCGCCGCTTTCTTCGCGGTCGCTTTTTTCTCAGGCCGCTTTTTTTCTGCTTTTTCCGGCGCCTTTTTCCCGGCTGCTTTCTTCCCTGAACCTTTCTCGCTCATACCGTGATCTCTCCGTCCTCGTCCTGCACCTCAGATTCAGCGCTGTTGAGGGCGTCCAGCTGTGCCTGCGCGGTCTCGTGACGCTCCATGGTCTCGGCGAGCAGAAGGCGAACCGTCACGCCGTCGGGCCCGTCGTGCACACCCAGCAGATCACCCTCGCGCAGACCTTCCGGCAGCATCCGCAGCGGCAGATCGAACGTCATGCCGTCCCCCCGTTCCAGCCGGGCCAGCGGCCCCTGCGGGCTGTCTTCGATGCCGTCTACGGTCCAGTGTTCGGGGGGCTGACCTTCTCCCGTCTGGCCTTCCGCCACCGGAAGCTCCGCGACGTGCTCGGGCAGGGCGTGAGGGTGATGCGCCTCTTTCTTCACCCCCACAGCGTAGCGCTCCGCCCACGCATAAACCTGACCGCCCAGCCGACGGGGCTAGGTGATCTGGCCTAGCCCACCCTTCCCCTTACATTTCCGCTTCACTTTCTTCCGGGTTGGCGCCAAAGTAGAAGGGTTCAGTCGCCAATCCACATTCCACTCCAGGAGAATTCATGACCGCACCGTCATTGACCACCCCCCAGCTTCTCGACTCCCATCTGGCCGCCGAGGTGCTGACCCTGGCCCGCGCGGGTGGGGCCGACTTTTCCGAACTGTTTGTCGAAGACACCGTGAACACAACGTTGCGCCTGCACCAGGGCGAGGTCAAGGACGCCGGGGGCGGCAATCTGTTCGGCGCGGGCGTGCGGCTGCTGTACGGCACGCGGGTGGTCTACGCCTACACCAACGACGTGACGGCAAGCGGGCTGCGTGAACTGGCCGATTCAGTCTCACGCGCCGGGTTGGGGC encodes the following:
- a CDS encoding DUF3006 family protein, which gives rise to MKKEAHHPHALPEHVAELPVAEGQTGEGQPPEHWTVDGIEDSPQGPLARLERGDGMTFDLPLRMLPEGLREGDLLGVHDGPDGVTVRLLLAETMERHETAQAQLDALNSAESEVQDEDGEITV